In one Saimiri boliviensis isolate mSaiBol1 chromosome 19, mSaiBol1.pri, whole genome shotgun sequence genomic region, the following are encoded:
- the C19H1orf56 gene encoding protein MENT: MVPAAGALLWALLLSLGPRAAGAQGLTQTPTTMQQGSLRLGGPMTRRYRSTARTGLPRKTRIILEDENDAMANADRLAGPAAAELLASTVFTGFNRLSSSNEEDGSLEEGVVISAGKDNTSRALPGTTPSTAGSSSTTFVANSQEPEIRLTTSLPRSTWRSTGALPGSEPTLSQWSTAGSTPSGWPSPSPTATAMPPPEDLQLVLMPWGPWHCHCKSGTMSRTRSGKLHGLSGRLRVGALSQLRTEHKPCTYQQCPCNRLREECPLDTSLCTDNNCASQSTTRTTVTSPPTIHLRSSPILPPTSPCPALAFWKQVRIGLEDIWNSLSSVFTEMQPIDRNQR, from the exons ATGGTCCCCGCCGCCGGCGCGCTGCTCTGGGCCCTGCTGCTGAGTCTGGGTCCCCGGGCGGCGGGGGCCCAAGGCCTGACCCAGACTCCGACCACAATGCAGCAGGGGAGCTTACGCCTGGGGGGCCCCATGACCCGCCGCTACCGGAGCACCGCCCGGACCGGTCTTCCCCGAAAGACAAGGATAATCCTAGAGGACGAGAACGATGCCATGGCCAACGCCGACCGCCTGGCTGGCCCCGCGGCTGCCGAGCTCTTGGCCTCCACAGTGTTCACAGGCTTTAACCGGTTGTCCTCCAGCAACGAGGAGGATGGGTCTTTGGAAGAGGGGGTTGTGATTAGTGCCGGAAAGGATAACACCAGCAGAGCGCTTCCCGGTACGACTCCCAGTACAGCGGGGAGTTCCAGCACGACATTCGTAGCCAATAGTCAGGAGCCCGAAATCAGGCTGACCACGAGCCTGCCGCGCTCCACCTGGAGGTCTACTGGGGCCCTGCCAGGCTCGGAGCCCACCCTGAGCCAGTGGTCCACAGCCGGGTCCACACCGAGCGGGTGGCCGTCACCCTCGCCCACAGCCACAGCCATGCCCCCTCCTGAGGATCTGCAGTTGGTGCTCATGCCCTGGGGCCCGTGGCACTGCCACTGCAAGTCGGGCACCATGAGCCGGACCCGGTCTGGGAAGCTGCACGGCCTTTCCGGGCGCCTTCGAGTTGGGGCTCTGAGCCAGCTCCGCACGGAGCACAAGCCTTGCACCTACCAGCAATGTCCCTGCAACCGACTTCGGGAAGAGTGCCCCCTGGACACAAGTCTCTGTACTGACAACAACTGTGCCTCTCAGAGCACTACCAGGACCACCGTTACCTCCCCGCCCACCATCCACCTCAGAAGCAGTCCCATCCTGCCACCcaccagcccctgcccagccctaGCTTTTTGGAAACAGGTCAGGATTGGCCTGGAGGATATTTGGAACAGCCTCTCTTCAGTGTTCACAGAGATGCAACCG ATAGACAGAAACCAGAGGTAA
- the BNIPL gene encoding bcl-2/adenovirus E1B 19 kDa-interacting protein 2-like protein: MGTTQEAGKKKLDVGVRESGEAAELGAALRRGELELKEEWQDEEFPRLLPEEVGPSGDPEDPKGDSQAGTPLTLALCGQRPMRKRLSAPELRLSLTKGPGASPTQSAPSSPDGSSDLDVDELETPSDSEQLDSGHEFEWEDELPRAEGLGASEAAERLGRGCMWDVAGEDGHHWRVFRMGPREQRVDMTVIEPYKKVLSHGGYHGDGLNAVILFASCYLPRSSIPNYTYVMEHLFRYLVGTLELLVAENYLLVHLSGGTSRAQVPPLSWIRQCYRTLDRRLRKNLRALVVVHATWYVKAFLALLRPFISSKFTRKIRFLDSLEELAQLISLDHVHIPEAVRQLDQDLHGSGGT, from the exons ATGGGAACCACACAAGAGGCAGGCAAAAAGAAGTTAGACGTTGG GGTCAGGGAGAGTGGAGAAGCAGCAGAACTAGGAGCAGCCCTGAGACGTGGGGAACTGGAGCTGAAGGAGGAATGGCAGGATGAAGAATTCCCTAG ATTGCTCCCTGAGGAGGTTGGACCTTCTGGAGATCCTGAAGATCCTAAAGGAGACTCACAGGCAG GTACCCCCCTCACTTTAGCCCTGTGTGGCCAGCGCCCCATGCGCAAGCGTCTTTCTGCCCCAGAGTTGCGACTGAGTCTGACTAAGGGGCCTGGAGCTTCTCCCACCCAGTCTGCACCTTCCTCTCCTGATGGGAGTTCTGACCTGGACGTAGACGAATTAGAGACACCTTCAGACTCGGAGCAGCTGGACAGTGGACACGAATTTGAATGGGAAG ACGAGTTACCCCGAGCAGAGGGTCTGGGCGCCAGTGAGGCAGCTGAAAGGCTGGGCCGAGGCTGTATGTGGGATGTGGCTGGAGAAGATGGACATCACTGGAGGGTGTTCCGAATGGGACCACGGGAGCAGCGTGTGGACATGACTGTCATTGAGCCCTATAAGAAAGTCCTGTCTCATGGAG GTTACCACGGTGATGGTCTCAACGCTGTCATTCTTTTTGCTTCCTGTTATCTACCCAGAAGCAGCATCCCCAACTACACCTACGTCATGGAACACTTGTTTAG GTATCTGGTGGGAACGCTGGAGCTGCTAGTAGCTGAAAATTACCTGCTTGTTCATTTGAGTGGAGGCACAAGCAGGGCCCAAGTTCCGCCTCTGAGCTGGATCCGCCAGTGTTACCGCACCCTGGATCGGCG GCTGCGAAAAAACCTGCGAGCCCTGGTGGTTGTCCACGCCACGTGGTATGTGAAGGCATTTCTGGCACTGCTTCGGCCCTTCATCAG tTCCAAATTCACACGGAAAATCCGTTTTCTGGATAGCCTGGAGGAGCTGGCCCAACTCATATCCCTGGATCACGTCCACATCCCTGAAGCTGTCAGACA GCTGGACCAGGATCTCCATGGCTCAGGAGGGACCTAG